A region from the Halosolutus gelatinilyticus genome encodes:
- a CDS encoding DUF7511 domain-containing protein, which translates to MDGSTDAYDDRSARDRPSELPLDAPPEPHADSDVDAEPPRSDELDSVLVRYETRPDRRTVYPKDCPEDRKLTAWLSADATAFHDLQDVR; encoded by the coding sequence ATGGACGGATCCACCGACGCGTACGACGATCGCTCCGCTCGAGACCGACCCTCCGAATTACCCCTCGACGCGCCCCCGGAACCGCACGCTGATTCCGACGTCGATGCCGAGCCCCCTCGCTCGGACGAACTCGACTCCGTGCTCGTCCGGTACGAGACGCGACCGGACCGCCGGACGGTGTATCCGAAAGACTGCCCCGAGGACCGGAAGCTGACGGCGTGGTTGAGCGCGGACGCGACCGCGTTTCACGATCTGCAGGACGTGCGTTGA
- a CDS encoding 30S ribosomal protein S8e, with translation MQDQGRSTRKRTGGRLKNVRKRRKNELGRLPTETQVGEPRFRTVDARGNDTKTRALATNVATVNKGAETVTAEIEDVVENAANPNYVRRNIITKGAVIETSEGTARVTSRPGQTGQVNAVLLD, from the coding sequence ATGCAAGACCAGGGACGCTCTACGCGCAAACGGACCGGCGGTCGACTGAAGAACGTTCGCAAGCGCCGCAAGAACGAACTCGGACGCCTCCCGACCGAGACGCAGGTCGGCGAGCCCCGATTCCGAACCGTCGACGCCCGCGGAAACGACACCAAGACCCGCGCGCTCGCGACGAACGTCGCAACGGTCAACAAGGGCGCGGAGACGGTGACGGCCGAGATCGAGGACGTCGTCGAGAACGCGGCCAACCCGAACTACGTCCGCCGGAACATCATCACGAAGGGGGCCGTCATCGAGACCTCCGAGGGCACCGCTCGCGTGACGTCCCGACCCGGCCAGACCGGCCAGGTCAACGCCGTTCTGCTCGACTGA
- a CDS encoding DUF2150 family protein codes for MSNPPTEFYSEERWQNWIDRIKDEDIDPEDESSARLLLNLQDDTAIAIAKIVAAYDDGELDQEEALEEIADVREIVLDEIDIEDEEKLILVDGVQTSLVCVFFAAEEYVAGGPAEEGSVADYLGAAADAEAEEDLDAALGYAAQAGTLIIDGQELDIAVAEDLEYGLVTEWINGLDSLQSAMSDPEVVEEDE; via the coding sequence ATGAGCAATCCGCCGACCGAGTTCTACTCGGAGGAACGCTGGCAGAACTGGATCGATCGCATCAAGGACGAGGACATCGATCCGGAAGACGAATCGTCGGCCCGCCTGCTACTCAATCTGCAAGACGACACGGCGATTGCGATCGCGAAAATCGTCGCCGCCTACGACGATGGCGAACTCGACCAGGAGGAGGCCCTCGAAGAGATCGCCGACGTTCGCGAGATCGTCCTCGACGAGATTGACATCGAGGACGAAGAAAAGCTCATTCTCGTCGACGGCGTCCAGACGAGTCTCGTTTGCGTCTTCTTCGCCGCGGAGGAGTACGTCGCGGGCGGACCCGCCGAGGAAGGCAGCGTCGCCGACTACCTCGGCGCCGCCGCGGACGCGGAGGCCGAAGAGGACCTGGACGCCGCGCTCGGGTACGCCGCGCAGGCCGGCACGCTCATCATCGACGGCCAGGAACTCGACATCGCGGTGGCCGAAGACCTCGAGTACGGACTCGTCACGGAGTGGATCAACGGCCTCGACAGCCTCCAGAGTGCGATGAGCGACCCCGAGGTCGTCGAAGAGGACGAGTAA